A portion of the Roseovarius sp. M141 genome contains these proteins:
- a CDS encoding helix-turn-helix domain-containing protein yields the protein MDLRDRVGQNIQDLRRSLGISQEDLALRARVNRGYMGKVENGKYSVSLDILEKIALVLGVDPHVLLAPRDPQNAVSQGQEGYSGLGQQSKT from the coding sequence CGTGACCGCGTCGGGCAAAACATTCAGGACTTGAGACGGTCTCTTGGCATCAGCCAGGAAGATCTGGCTCTGCGCGCGCGGGTCAACCGTGGCTACATGGGCAAGGTCGAAAACGGAAAATACTCAGTTTCCCTCGACATATTGGAGAAGATCGCGCTGGTCCTCGGCGTGGACCCACACGTCCTTCTTGCGCCAAGGGACCCACAAAATGCCGTTTCGCAAGGCCAGGAAGGCTACAGTGGCTTAGGTCAGCAGTCAAAAACTTAA